In Piliocolobus tephrosceles isolate RC106 chromosome 18, ASM277652v3, whole genome shotgun sequence, the DNA window GCCTTTGTATAATACTCTCTATGTTCCAAGCCCATTATAAGCACTTTACACAAATAAtagttcatttaatctttactCCAGTCCTGTAAGGTAGGGACATTATTATTCCTATAGTGtggaaaaggaaattgagacagagagagactatgtAGCTTGTCCATGGTCACCCAGCTGGTACATGACAGAAAATCAGGGAAAAATACCATCACACAAATTGttgcaattattttaatttaacatttgagTCCTGCCACTGCTGTTTGTCTCTGAAAAAGTTGTTCCATCTTTCTAAATCTCAGCAacctcatttataaattaaaagtagAGGGATTCTATCATCTATAAGGCCCTTTCAAACAATCCTATTTATTGTATACAAAAACCCCTGAAAAGTCACTTAGAAAAAAACTTGTTCATGCCAGCCTGAAGATTCATGAACTCCAGCTTTTTATCTGACTGTGCATTctgataattttctgtatttctctaaGAATGGTCTGGAAAGGGATCTAGCAGGAAATGaagaatatataaagtattttgaTGGTTTCCAGAAATGTCCATTTCAATTCAGCATCTGCCGACAGGTCTACCTAATCCCACACTGTGTAAATCCTAGATCCACCATTTATCAGCTGTGTAACCCTGGACAACAATTCCATCTTTCTGACCTCAGTGTCTTTCTCTGCAAAACAGGGGTAAGAATAATCCTACTTCAATAGAGTTGCTGTGACGATTCACTGAGATAATGTGTACAAAGCTCATACAATAGTACTTAGCCCACAGGAAGTACTGAATGAAAATTAGCATTATTATTGCAGATTTCTGCTCCCATGAAAGTTACGACTGTGAATTACTACACTTATATACACTTCCTCTGAAGTCTAAAGAAAtcacaaggccgggcgcggtggctcaagcctgtaatcccagcactttgggaggccgagacaggcggatcacgaggtcaggagatcgagaccatcctggctaacacggtgaaaccccgtctctactaaaaaaaaatacaaaaatctagccgggcgaggtggcgggcgcctgtagtcccagctactcgggaggctgaggcaggagaatggcgggaacccgggaggcggagcttgcagtgagctgagatccgctcCCAAGATTTGGAAAATTGAGCTCATCTTTTtctatcttcagaaaaaaaaaactagttaaaTTGTTCAATAGTTAGGTTAGATATTATCTGATATAGAGCTAAGTTTGTGAAATATAAACAGTATTCTGTCCACCCCTCCTTAGTTAAGCTAAGAGGTATTAGCTTTATTATTTGCTAAATGTCACTTAGCATTTGATAAATGTAGCATTTACAGTGCATTCTCAGAGGACTGGAAACAGTATTGTAGAACACCAGAACCTGTTTTCCCCTTTAAGTAACACACTGTCTCAGCATATAAATCACCTACTACCCAAGGTAATGgagaagaaaaccaaaggaaGTTTGACATTTATTTTGGAAGTGTGATAAAGCAATTGAGACTGTTGAAATTTAACACTACCTTGAGGTCTCATTACACTAGCATATCACTCATTAGTGTAAACTCACTTTTGCTTTATAGAAGAGCCCAATATATTAATCTACAGCCTTATAGTGAGGTATTGGTTTAATGCAGATCCAATCTGAGAATAAATGAggcccttttaaaatgtattacagaATGTTGCGCTAATGGTAGTTGACGACGTATATTCACTCTTTGCCAAGTTGTGGGTAAAAATGTGATACGATTACATACAGGACAAGAGCCTGAATTTAAGTAAGACTTTAAGAGCTGAAGGAGATCATAGAGATTATATCATCCACCAGAGGCCCAGGGGGATTAAGAGATTTGTCTAAGATTATACAGATAATAGGTGGATATCCCAGATTTCAGACTAGACTTTCTTGAGCTCAAGTTCAAGGAAGGTCCATTCTTCTACAGTATGCATTCAGCAACATattataatggtaataataattacgataaccaccatttattgaatacatcCTCTGGGCCAAGGGTTCTGGTGAACTCCACACATATAAGCCCTCCTCTGACCCTGACCCTGTTCTGTTCCTCTCATAGCTCCATGAGGTATGTCTGgttctcttcattttacaaaaagaTGACTGAGACTCAGGATTTGTGACTTgtaaaggtcacacagctaggagaTGCCATCAGCTGGGTCCAATCTCAGTTCTGAATCTGCACTCTTTCTACAAGACTAGCTGCTTTGCCCAAGGGGACCAAAATGACCACATCGTATCTTCTGGTTTTGAAAATTAACTAATTCACTTTTAATGACATCAAGTGTAAACAATCTACcaaattattaaaacattatcTTTTTGTCTATGTGGGCCATGGATTCAAGAGCATTAACTTACAATCAGTGATATCCACGAGGATGGGAAGGGAATATTAAACCTGGTGCTCTGCAAATTAATACTTGGAGGTAAACGAGAAGTATCATAGGCAATTACTATTCACTTAACGTTTCATTCTATTTGAAAGAGAAATTCCCAAATGTTAAATATTACCTTACATTTTAAGCTTAAAAATACACTGGACATGTGACAATGGTGCTGAGTACTTTGGGCGAAGATCACAACAGTCCTGGTAGCAGTGTCACAGCAAAATATTTCAGAGGTACCAGATGAGCTAGCTCCAAGGCAAAATGAGGCAATATTATGCTTAACTGTTCGGAAAcctcttttattaaaaaagattttaaatattaatgctATTTTCAATACAGGTGTGATAACACTCAATAAAGTATAGTGTACTTGATATAAATTTTGGAATGTAACAGTCCATCTGGTTCCTGGCCCCCTCCAGTCTCCACCACATACCCTAGTAGCAAAACGTACACACctgtttaaaaaaggaagaagcttTTGGGGATTGGGTGAGCAGAGTGGAGTGGGGCAAGGAAAGTGCTCTTTCCTGAATTATTCATGCTTTTGGCTTTAACTTCAGTTAGTAACATCAATTCTAAGAGAACTGAGACAAACTCTTCTATGTTCCtcaaagggagggagaaaaaagccTGCCATTCGCAAGCAGCTAGGGGCAAAACCAGCGCAGAGGACACGGGTCGCGAAattagggattaaaaaaaaattggagtaaAGTGCACATTTACTGtcaaaaatatattgttttgatgctaagaaaattaaaagaattttatcTAATGGACTAGATTGCTGACCTTTTAATACATTTGGTTTTCATTGGACATACAATCACCATCGGACATAAAAAGActagtttgctttaaaaaaacaaaaacaaaaacaaaatccttggAGTTATCTACAGGAATCTTGTGGACGCAATTCAAGGATAACATTCTGCAGCTCTTTGGATATTGAACGATGTCCTCGGATCAGTCCACAAAAGAGACAGGGAACTGTTAATGCACTGATTCAAGTGGGCGtttctcccattttctctctgctccccccaccccacccctttcTCTAAATGCCTGTGCTTTCCAGTTCTCCTTCTTCTACCCCTATGGCATGAGACCTGGAAATCATGAAGAGTTTCTCCTTGTTTGTAAACTGCCTCTGCACCGGCTGAGGTTGCTCGGCCGTGGGTGGCTCCTGGCTGGCACCCTCCGGAGAGCTCTGCTCCGCACCCGGAACGGGGGCGGCCACAGAGTCTCGCGTTTGACCCGCAACTGCGTCCAAGACCGACTCGGAGGAGGTGCCGGCCTCCCGCAGGGGTGTGTAGCCCTTATTGCTGCTGGATGGGTCATCCGACTGGGAGCTCCCCGAGTCCCGCCTGGTGGGGGGCGAGCCCTCCGGCCGCAGGGGTGGCGAGGGGGAGGCGGCTTTGGTCAGAGGGCTGGAGTCCGGGTCCGCACTCCCCGGGGAGGGCGGGGGCTCGGGGGACGGCGGTACCCGGTAGTCCGGGAGCCCGCTGGTGCTGCGGCGCCGCAAGGCCGCGTACCTGCCGGTCCTGGGCAGGCGGCCGCCCTGCCCCCTGGCGGCGCGCGCCGCTACCGCGCCCTCGGGCTCCTCTAGCTCCTGGCTCGCCCCGCGCATGCTGCCCTCTGCTCCGCGGAGGTTGGTCATGCTCAGGTCAAGCTCGCCCCTCGGGATCTCCAGGGAGCCGCGTTCCCCCGGAGGCCTCTGCCAGCTGCAGCTCGCGCCCTCCGCGTCCCCGTCCCTATCGCGGTCCCCTTGCAAGGGCAGCAGCGCGAAGGCGCTCAGCGAGGAGTCCACGAGGGAGCTGGCGGTGCTCTGGCGCCCCCAGCTCTCGGGTGGGCTGCAGGGCGCCGGACTGCTGCAGCTGctagcggcggcggcggcggtggcagCGGCGGCCCGGCGACGGCCGGCCACGCCCGAGCGCTCGCGGTAGACGCTGTACACTGCCTCGGCCAGGCTCGCGGGCTCCCGCGGACAGCGCGGGGAAGAGGCCAGGTCCGGCGGGGACGCGGCGCCCCGGGGGCGGCCGCCGCTCAGGGCCGCGGGGTGAGGCGGCCACGAGCCCTTGGCCAGCATCGCCGCGGCTCCGAAGGCGTCTCCGGCGCCACCGCAGCTCCCCGCCTTCAGTTCCAGGCCCCGCGACTGCACGTAGCTGAGGAAGCCGTTGAGCGGGATGGCCCCGGGGGGCGCCGCGGCGGGGGCAGACGACGACGAGGAGGCGGCTGCGGCcgcggcggcggccgcggcggccGCCAGGTCTTTGGCGCGGAGGCTGTGCACGTCGATGACTGTGGAGTAGAGGTCCCGCAGGTTGATGATTTTGGTCTTCTTGTCCCGGTTCTCGTGGAGGACCGCGTTTGCGCAGATGAAGAGGAAGATGCCGATGCCCATGATGAGGGGCCCGAAGACCTTGAGCTTGTCAGAGTGCAGGTAGCCAGAGAAGATGCGGAAGAAGAAGCCCACCGgcgtggaggaggaggaaggggaggcgACTCGTGCCGGAGGCGTGCTCCGGGGCGCGCCCGCGGAACTGGAGTTGACACCCCCTGGACCCCTAGGGTGGCTCCTGGACCGGTTTTTGCTGCCACTGCCGCTGCTGTTGGCCGTGGTCGGGACGCGGTGGCTGCTGCCCGCAGGCGGCAGCTGCTTACCCCCCTCCCGATTGGCCCCCGTGGCCTTGGGCCAGTAGCCCACCACCGCCATGGCTATGCCCACCAGCAGCACCAGGATCCCGCAGAGGGCGATGAGCCCCGAGATGGAGCACAGCTTCAGCTTGCCTTTCACCACCACCACGTCGTTCTTGCGCCTCTTTTTGGCTTTCCTCTTGCGCTTGGGGATCTGACTTGGGGGGCGGAGTGGATCCTGCTTTCTGGCGGAAATCCTCAGCAGGCCGCCGGTGGCGATCATGGCGAACTCGTGGATTGCAGGACTAGCCTCTGGGATGGAGGCTTGCTCAGGGCGGGCGCCAACTGCCCACTAGCTGCTCAGCCACCTCCTCCTGCTGCAAAGCAGAGGAAGACAGTCAGAGGGGGTCGGCTTGGCTGCAGCTGCCCTACTCCCAGATCCCACTCCATGTGTGCCCCCAACCCCAGGGCCTTTACCCACTAACTGAAACGAAGGCCGTGTACAGAGGCTGGGGCCAGGTAGACATTAGGGAAGGGACCTATTAGTTGCAGCAACTAATAGGTGGTTGTAAAACATTGCAGTAACTAGTATGTGGTGATAAAACCATCTGAAAGCATGCCTTCTTCTCCCGGCTCCCTACCCAGCTCCTCCACGCACTCCATGGGTGATATGAGGGTTTGAAATGAACAGTGGAGTTCCAACCATTAGTAAAACCTAAATGTAGGGACGCAAAGTAGTGGTTAAGGACCTTCCTGGCAAGGTTCTTTCCCTTAATCCTTCTGGAATTGGAAGATTTTGCAAGGGAACTACCACAGGAGTTTCAAGTCTCTCTAAGCTGGGGAATCTGTCAATGTGTGGCCCAAAGTCACTAAAACAGTCAGGAAAGTCACTACTGTATAAAGACAAAGGAATTTATTTCACTGGATGAAAATTAAAGGTCATATAATGGCTGGCAGGCAGCTTATTTACTTCAGATAATTAACAGAGTTTATCACTGGGGAAGCAGCAGAGATAGTGCAATACTCTGACAATAAATCCCTTCACAAAGTTGTCTCCCATCTATGCCTATTCCTACAGCTAAGTGCAAGCAGATCCCTTGCACAGCCTTCCCTCCTCCCAGCAACATCTGGACAGCTTCTTGGGGTGGAATATTTAGTTTTAGGTAACTGCTTATGTAACTGAGCTCTTCCTTCTggccttctttcctccctcagaGGAACTCCCTTAAAGGTATCATGTGCCAGATTTCATCAGGGAATTTGAGAAGTCCCCTAGAATCTCCAAGAGAAAGATCTTTTTTCTCATATgggaaaattacaattaaaaaaactaacaCTCTGCCATAATAGCTTTCTGACCCCTTATTAAGGGGCCAAGAGCATGCTACAGAATTCCAGTATTCAAATGAGGAGGCAATTAACTACGTAAAGCAGCCTACATAATATGTGATTTGTAGAATGACATTTCCCCCAAGCCAAagctgttttattgttgttgttgttgtttgttttttgcttttttcccctccttaTCCCTTTCTCATGAGGTCATTTTTAGGAAGGGAGGGTGGCAACAATCAATGGATTACTCTTAGGAAGTTTATTTAGTTGTTTGTAATAAAGCCTGGGTAGGTAAATTCACAAATGCATATTGGGGGTTATTCAGCAACCTCTAAAAATTATAGTCTTGCTGTAGCTCCAGAGTAAAACATTTTCTGTCCCATTAGTTGTTTTCCCTCCTATGAGATGCTAAAATTAAGGACATTGTATGAAATGAAAGACTTAAATATCACTCCCAAGCCTTTTGCTATTCTatcctttgtcagataattcATGTTTTAGAATAAATTCCCCCTTGAAAATGTGTGGTAGGTAGAATTTTGCTTTTCATTGGTGATTGGGTGAAAGGCTTTGGCCCTTGAGTTCCTCCATTATATCAATATAGGCAGGATCTTTTCTCCATCAGTGGGAATGCAAATGGTAATCAGCTCTTTATAATGTTTGCAAATCAGTATCTCTTTGGGACTTAGTTGGGTTTCAGTAAAGAGAATCACCAGGTAGGTAAGAGAGGGGTCAGTATAGAGAATACATCTATAAACCTTTAAGCTGCACCAGTAAGTacagattgaaaaaaatatatattgtttatctCTCGTCCCAAATAAATAGGCACATTTATTATGCGGTTGTAATATAGAGACTGTTGTTTTAAGTGATCCTTGGAATCCAGCATCTTAAATAATCCGGAGATCCGTGGTTATCTTAAGAAGGCTTTAAGGACCAGATATTTTTTTAGAAGCAAACTGAGACTCAGTTGGCAGGGTGGCTCTCCCACCGAAGAAAGGCTACATGTTTGGTTGGGCATTGATCAGGTGCTCCAGGAGGCTGGATGTCTTGGGGAAGGGGGAAACTCACTTGGATTTCTCCTCAGCAAAGCAGCTTTGGCTCCGGTAGAATGTAAGGAATGGATTTCAACAGTCCTTCACCGCACATCTTTAAAATGAGTTTAATAGCTAGTAATTAACTCCCTCGTTTATTATTCCTTCAGCTCTGTTGAAGGCTGTACTCCCTTTTAATGTGTCACCATCTGACACGAAATACAGACAAAGGTCAGATGCCACGGGAGACCCACCTTTGAGGTTTTCCTTTATAcctaatgaaagaaaacaaacttagCAGTCAAGCTTGGCTGTCCTCTCAGTTTACCGCCTGGAGCTGGTCTTACCGTGGTTAAAGAATGGAGGATGGGGGAAGCAAAGGAGGGAGGTCTAAAAATACAACTGCTTCCAAGAGAGACATTCAAGTTCTCCGCTCATGATGGATTAAGCCCCACTCTGAGGCTCGGAGGCTCGGAGCCCACAGGCTGGGAGCGCTGTGCTGTGCCGGGCACCCAACCCAGGTCCTCGACCCCCGGTCCCTCACTGGCAGGGCGGCGACCCCCTGGCCCCTGGCTTTGGTCTGCTTATTGATGTTGGCTGGAGTCACATGAGTGCAGCAGCTGGGAGTTCGCCTCTGGAAAGAAGACAGGCAGCAGCGAAGTGAGAGCAATCTGGAACTAGCTTTTTCTGGGCAGCGCATCCCGTGTAGCCAGCCCAGGAAAAAAGCCTCTCCCCAACCCTAGCCTGGAGCGCGAGGGTTCGGGGACCCGAGGGGCGGGGAGGGGCCCCCGGGGCTGGGGACTGGCAGAATTGCTCAAAATGGCAGCACTCTCCGCACACAAGATCGCTCACTTACCCAGGGAGACCGAGGGAGGTCGGGGCCGGCGAACGGGCTCTCGGGCGACACAAAGGAACCATGGAGAAACTTTTTCAGCCCGAGCCGACGGCGGAGCGCAGGGACAGCGCCCCCGGGCCCTGCATCCGAGCGCGGCTCAGCAGCCCCGCAGGGGCGAGCGCCCGCCCCAGACTCGCAGCCCCCTCCGGCGCTGTGGCGGGAGCCATTTCCAAGAGTTTCCAAGAAGTGTCAGGTCCTCTGCATCCCGTATCCCGCCTCGGAGCCCTCCTCTCGGCCGCTCATTCTCCCGCTCGCTGCGTCCCCTCGCGCGGCGCTCCCGGGCGGGTCCCCGAGGCGGCGCCGCCGGCCCTCGCGCTTCTTTTGTGTGGCTGCTGCGCGCCGGGTTCCGCCGGGTGGAGTTGAGCCCGCGGCGGCGGCTCGGGGCGGCCGGACTGGCGGCTGTTGCTAAGAGACCGGAGCCATGACACAGGGAAATTGCGGCAGGGTGGCGGTCGGGGCCCGCCCGGCTAGGCGGCTTGGGGGGGCGCCCCCGCCCCCCGtcccgccccctcccccaccgcccccccccccgccgccgGCCTTCCCGGCTCCCCCGGGTCCTCAGCCGCCCACCGCCCGCCGCCCGTCCCTTCGGAAGCGCCGCTtcccctgggaggaggaggcacgAGGGGAGGCGGCGGAGGCAGCCGACGCAGGGCGCTGAGGCCGCGGGGCAGGGGGCGCAgggcgcctcctcggcctcggctCTTCCCGCCCCGGGGCGCCCCGAGACCGCCGCCTGCCTCCGCGgacagctttgttcttctttcttccaACTACCTGTCTGAGCCGCGGGCCCCAGAGGCCCCAAAGAGAGGCCTGGAGGGTCTCCCCAGCAGCATCCGAGGGGCGCTCTCGGGGAGCGAGGGGCCGGAGTCCGCGTTCCCTCCGtgtctgcctccctcccctcGTGTCTCGGTCTTTTGTTGCCTCTACTCCTCGGCACGGCACAGCCTGGGTTGTTTTCCCCCTCCCGCTTGGGAGTTTGCAGTGTGGATGCTCGGCCAGCACAGTAAGTTGTCCCCCAACGAACTCGGGCCCCGGCGGAGTGGAGCCGCCCCCGCCGAGCCGGGCGCACCGCGGGACGCGTGGAAGGCGCTGTCAGATGTGCTCGCGCTTCAGCCCCGCCGGgctttgtgaccagcctgaccggGACCCGGCAGCTGGGGCTCCTCGGAGATCAGAATGGGCTCCCGGGCTCTTCCTTGGGCGGCAGCCCCTCCTGCTCCTCCCGGTCCGGTAATCAGCAAGcgttaaaaggaaaat includes these proteins:
- the TMEM200C gene encoding transmembrane protein 200C, which produces MIATGGLLRISARKQDPLRPPSQIPKRKRKAKKRRKNDVVVVKGKLKLCSISGLIALCGILVLLVGIAMAVVGYWPKATGANREGGKQLPPAGSSHRVPTTANSSGSGSKNRSRSHPRGPGGVNSSSAGAPRSTPPARVASPSSSSTPVGFFFRIFSGYLHSDKLKVFGPLIMGIGIFLFICANAVLHENRDKKTKIINLRDLYSTVIDVHSLRAKDLAAAAAAAAAAAASSSSSAPAAAPPGAIPLNGFLSYVQSRGLELKAGSCGGAGDAFGAAAMLAKGSWPPHPAALSGGRPRGAASPPDLASSPRCPREPASLAEAVYSVYRERSGVAGRRRAAAATAAAAASSCSSPAPCSPPESWGRQSTASSLVDSSLSAFALLPLQGDRDRDGDAEGASCSWQRPPGERGSLEIPRGELDLSMTNLRGAEGSMRGASQELEEPEGAVAARAARGQGGRLPRTGRYAALRRRSTSGLPDYRVPPSPEPPPSPGSADPDSSPLTKAASPSPPLRPEGSPPTRRDSGSSQSDDPSSSNKGYTPLREAGTSSESVLDAVAGQTRDSVAAPVPGAEQSSPEGASQEPPTAEQPQPVQRQFTNKEKLFMISRSHAIGVEEGELESTGI